The DNA region CCGGGCAGGCACAGGTTCCGCCGGGACCCGTGCCGAACCCACGCCAGCGCCCCGAGCTCGCGGAGATACCGCACATGCCGCTTCACCGTCGCAGCCGAGACCCCGCACCGGCCAGCGGTCCCCACCAGGTCGTACAGAACAGTCCCCTCCGTGAAGTCCATGCGGCCGGCCAGGTCCTGGGCCACGGTCAACGTCGTCTTACCCGCGCGCGGGTGCAGCCCGGTACCGACCAGCCACGCCACAGCACGCAGCCACGCCCGCGGCTCAGCCCGCCGAGACGTCGTGGTAGAAGCCTCCTGCAGGAGACGAGGATGAGGGGCCCATGCCGGTTTCGGGCATGGCGAATCAGCGCAGCGCGAAGCCGCGCCGGTAGTACGACGCATCGAGAGTCCGTGAAGAAAGGGCAGGCCCCGGAACATCCCGCCGGAGCCCGCCGACGGCTACATAAGGACGATCAGGACTGGGAAGCCCCAGTCAGCTGCGCCCGCAGAGAGCGCAACCGCTCATCGAAAACCGGGAGCGCGGCAACCAGCTGGACGACGCCAGCCTCATCCAGCACGCAGGACTCCCACTTGACCGCACGCATCAACGGACACCCACCTCAGCGGCATGCAGAGCCACAGCCGACCGAAACCCGCGCAGCGTCGACGCCGGGTCCGGAGAATTACCGATCGCGATCTCCATCGCCGCCGCGGCCAGGGAGAACGCAGCATGCGACAACTGCTCCTCCTCCGGCTCATCCAACGGCGTCCTCCCCGGGAAGAGCACATCCGCCAAACTCCGCCGATCGGCAATCAGACTGACCAGATCAGCAGTCCTCTCACGGATCAGCTGATCCATACCCGCCAGGGGATCGGTGCGCGAACGGAACGTGACACGCGCCTCAGTGACCGGCTCGCGAGTGGTGACCAAGGGCAGGTCAGCGGTACGGTTCATGACGAACTCTCCTCTTTGAAACGGATGGGGTTCTTGATCAGCGGGCTGCGATCCCGCTGGTTCTCGCGGCCGGGCGGCTCCTACACCGCTCGGCCGTACTCATTCCTTCGGCGATTCGTCGGCGCGCCCGGGTGCGTCGGGGTCATCCGCGATGATTTGCCGAACACGGGCGAAGCTGATTCCTGACGCCTGAGCGATCTGCCGGTAGGTCATTCCGCCGGCCTGCATTTCCAGCACCGCCTGTCGACGCTCACGCCGGACCTTCTCGCCGACTGACCTAAGCAACTCAGTTAGTTGCTTCGCTCGCACCGCAGGGGGCTCGCCCTCCGCGAGCACATCGATGGCATCGAGCACGCGCTGCACCTCCTTTGCCCGGTCTTTCATGTCCGTTCCTCTCCGGGGTTCGGGAGGCGGATCATCCATGCCGTCTTGTGTAGGACCCTACACGTGTGTAGGGTCCTACACAACGGCTCGGAGGATCCGCCTCCTTCCGTCACAGCAAGAAGGCCCCGGCCGGAGTTCGCACCTCCATATGGCCGGGGCCAGCCAGGCACCTGCTACTGACAGGAGACTGACCGTGCAGCATCTTCCCACCCGCCGTACCCGCCGCGCAGCGGGGCGTGCCCGTCGCGCTGTGATCCGTGCCAGGGCCACGGCGAACCGGCTCGCCGCTTCGTGCCGCCGCCGGCCCCGCTCCATCACCACGCACCTGATCGCTGCCGGGGTTGCTCCGGCCACCGCCGCCGGGTGCTCCTCCTCGCTCCATTCCGTTGCGAAGCGGATCGGTGTTCAGCCCGCGAAGGTCACGACGACCCGCCGTACCGCGGCCGGTGGCCGGGCCCGTCGCACGCACCCGGTGTTCCGCTACACCCGGGCGCAAGTCGCCGTACTGGTCAGCATGTACCGGCCGCGCAAAGCGGAGTACAAGGCCGCCGCCGCGCAGCTCACCCAGTTCTCGATGGGAGTGGCCGCCTGATGTCGACCACACCCAAGACGCAGTCCGAGAAGCAGCTCGTCGCGGCCGGGACCATCCGGCCCACCCGTGACGGCGCCCGGACCATCACGACGACCGCCACGCCTGCCGGTATCTCCGGCCGGATCAGCCCTGCCGGGGGTGCCCGATGAACGCCTCCTACGCCCTTGCCGTACGTCCGGCGGTTGCCCGGCAGATCACCGCGGTTGCCGAGCACCTCTCCCGCCACAGGCCGACCGACCGGATGACGGAGGCCGCCCGCATGACCGTCGCCCTGACCGCCGTCGGCAGCAACGCCGCCGCCGTCCGCCCGGTCCTCCGCGCCCTGCCCTTCCCGTCCGGCGGAATCACCCGCGGCGCGTACGCGCTCCGCATCCGAAAGACCGCCTGGGCCAACGGCGGCGACTACGAATGGACCGACGCCGACAACGAGCCGGTGATCCCGCGCCGGCCGGTCCCGGGTCCGCGCCTGCGCCCGGCGTCGGGGGTGGCCGCCTGATGGAAGCCACCACCCGCCAGCACCTGACCGCCATGGCCCAGGCGCTGACCCTCAGCTGCAACCAGATGACCGAAGCCGCCCGCATCCGGCTCGCCGGAGAGATCACCGGGCACCGGCAGGACGAAGTTGACGCAGTTCTCGGCGAAGCCCCGGCCGTGCCGCCGTACAGCACCTGCCGCGCGTACGCGCAGCTCCTCCTCGACACCGCCAACGGCGGCCTGATGGAGGCGTGCTGATGGACAAGGACGAAGCCGCCCGGGTCGCCGAACTCCAGCGCCAGGCCGCCGCCGACTACGCAGCTGCACCGGCACGTGAGGCCGAGGCCCGCAACCAGCTCGCCGAAGTCCGAAGCCATGGCAACGAAGCCGCCAGCAGCTGACCACCTGACCGGCCGGGACCCCTACGGCCCGGCCCCTCATCTCACTCTCCAGGAGACCCTCATGCAGAACACCCATGCCGTCACCGAGCCCTGGCCCGAGAGCACCATCGCCCGCTACCTCACCGTCGGCGGCGCAACCGTCGACTTCACATACGCCGACGGGTGGCTCGTCGCCACCTGCACCGGATGCGGCGAGAGCGACCGGACCGATCCCGAAACCCGGTACTCCGACAGCCCCGAAGAGAAGCAGCAGCGCATCGACAAGGTGCTCCCCGCGGCCCGCGTATGGGCG from Streptomyces sp. NBC_01591 includes:
- a CDS encoding helix-turn-helix domain-containing protein, whose product is MKDRAKEVQRVLDAIDVLAEGEPPAVRAKQLTELLRSVGEKVRRERRQAVLEMQAGGMTYRQIAQASGISFARVRQIIADDPDAPGRADESPKE